The Candidatus Saccharibacteria bacterium sequence GGATCCTCACGCCCAGGTGCCGCTTTCCAGTACGCCCTGGATGATCTCGGCCGACAGGCCGCCCAGACCAGGGTATGCGGTGACGAGAAGCTGCTTGTCCGGAACGGACCACAGGTACTTCGCCACCTCACCGCACTGCTGCTGGTAGAACAGGCCGGCGTGGCCGTCCAGCGTGAACTGGGCCGGCCCCTCGATCGCTCCGAGCGTCGTCCCCTCACAGGGAGTCTCGGCCCACAACTTCAAGGGGTCGTCGTCGCCCGACGCCTCCTTCCCCTCGCTCGTGGCGAGATCGAAGAAGATGATCTGGGGGCAGCCCGCAGTGTTGACGCAGGTCACGACGTCGGAAAACGGCGCGACACCGACGCCACCCTGCGTGCCCTCCCACGTCACAGGACGCGGGAGGGTCAGCTTGTCGAACAGCGTGATCGTTTCGCTCCCTTCGAGCGACGCCGTGTTCGCCACGGGAGGCTGAAGGGTGCTGCTGGCAACCGGCGGCGTTGCGGATGGAGTGGTCGGAGCATCGTCCCCGCCCCTCAGGGCGAGACCGGCAAGCCCCAGGCTTCCAGCCGTCACGACAGCCACGACCAGCGTGATCCATCGGGTTCGGTTCATTAAGGATCAACTCATTTCAAACGAGTAGCGGCTCCGCGTGGTGCTCCACGAAGAGTATGTATATATTATCATATTTTAACAAAAAAATCAACCCGTCCTCAATCGGACGGGTTGATTTGTCGTGTGCGGGTCGTCTATTCGTTAACGCCAAGTTCAATTCGCTTAAACTGGCGAATAACGATGTTCTCACCAAGTTTTGCGATGTTTTCTTTAACGTAATCTTGAACGCTCATTTTGTCGTCAAGAATATATGGTTGAGTCATAAGCACCTGCTCGGCAAAATGCTTTTTAACCTGACCTTCAACGATTTTTTCGGCCATTTCGGCAGGCTTGCCTTCGTTCTTGATACGCTCGAGGGCTTCTGTTTTGAAACGCTCGACTTCCTCGGCTGGAATATCAGCTTCGGTAACGTATTTTGGGCTCATCGCAGCAATCTGCATGGCGATCTCGTGTGCCAATTTCTTGAAATCATCAAGACGAGCAACGAAATCAGTCTCACAGTTAACTTCTACAACAACACCGATACGGCCGCTGTGGACGTAGCTTTCAATCAAGCCTTCGCGAGCTTCGCGATCGCCTTTTTTCTCGGCACGAGTAAGACCCTTCTTGCGCATAGCTTCAAGCGCCTTGTCAAAATCACCGTCAGCTTCAACAAGAGCGTTCTTGGCGTCGGTAAGACCAACGCCGGTTAGTTCTTTTAGCTTTTTGATGTCTTCGATTGAAACAGCCACTTTATTTCTCCTCTTTTTTAACAGCAACAGCACCTTCAGCGACGGCTGCAACAAAGTAATCTAGTAGTAGTTGAACACCCTTAATTGCATCGTCGTTACCAGGAACAACATAGTCGATAGGAGTTGGGTTCGCGTTTGTATCAACCAAACCAACAACAGGAACGCCAAGAGTTTTAGCCTCTTTAACGGCGTTTGCGTCGGCAATGATATCAAGCACAATAACCGCGCCTAGTTTGCCATTAAGGTCTTTGATACCACCGTACTTGATGTTAAGTTCGTCGATTTCCTCTTGGAAACGCTGAACCTCAAGCTTGTTGTAGCGCTTTTCAAGGTCACCTGTCGCCATTCGCTTTTCAAGATCTTTGAGCTTCTTGATTTGCTGAGTAACAGTGTTAACGTTGGTAAGCATACCACCAACCCATCGTTCGGTAACGAATGGCTGGCCAGCTTTTTCAGCTGCAAGACGTACGATGTCCTTGGTTTGCTTTTTTGTTCCTACGAAAAGAACTTGCTTGCCACTTGCCGCAACTTTCGTAAGGAATGGAAGTGCTTTTTCAAGACCTTCTACTGTTTTTGTCAGATCAATAATGTGACTGTCCTGACGTTTGCTGTGAATGTATGGCGCCATTTTAGGGTGCCAACGGCTCGTTTTGTGTCCAAAGTGAACACCAGCTTCGAGCAATGCCTTAATATCGACATCTACTGCCATGGGTTTGAACTCCTTGTTCCTCATCCACATCCCTGAAGGTTCAGGAGTTTGATGTGGATTGTGTCATTAAAAATTGTTACATCGATGATTATATCACACCACCCCTATAAATGCCAAGTAAAACCCCATGCTATTGACAAGTAGGCGTTCTGCCCAGATAGTTTACTGTATATCCCAACAATCTCGAGGGAGCAAGGGATTATGCGTCCACGCATTCGCATTCTGCTGGGTATCGTCGGGCTACTGCTTGTCGCCACGGCGTCGGGAACGATCGGCTTCGGCATCGCTCTACAAAATGAAGTATGCGAGGCCCAGAAGTCCACCTGCAACGGTAATCTTCCGATCTTCGTTGTCGCCTACGTAGTAAGCGTCATCGCCTACCTGGCGGCCGGAGTCTGTGGATTCCTCTCGTTGCGGTTCTGGGGTGGTGATACACCCTAAGAGTGCGCACCGCTCGAACAGACATCGACGATCTGTTCGAGCTGCCGGCTTGAGTAGTTATCTACTCGCCGGCTTTTTCACACCATATCACCCCTTTGACTTTTCGACATAAAACAGATACAATGGTACGGATATGAAAAGCAGTATACACCCAACACAATACCGACCTGTCGTATTTAGCGACGAGGTTGCTGGGTTTGCCTTTTTGACACAGTCAACC is a genomic window containing:
- the rpsB gene encoding 30S ribosomal protein S2, with protein sequence MAVDVDIKALLEAGVHFGHKTSRWHPKMAPYIHSKRQDSHIIDLTKTVEGLEKALPFLTKVAASGKQVLFVGTKKQTKDIVRLAAEKAGQPFVTERWVGGMLTNVNTVTQQIKKLKDLEKRMATGDLEKRYNKLEVQRFQEEIDELNIKYGGIKDLNGKLGAVIVLDIIADANAVKEAKTLGVPVVGLVDTNANPTPIDYVVPGNDDAIKGVQLLLDYFVAAVAEGAVAVKKEEK
- a CDS encoding elongation factor Ts — its product is MAVSIEDIKKLKELTGVGLTDAKNALVEADGDFDKALEAMRKKGLTRAEKKGDREAREGLIESYVHSGRIGVVVEVNCETDFVARLDDFKKLAHEIAMQIAAMSPKYVTEADIPAEEVERFKTEALERIKNEGKPAEMAEKIVEGQVKKHFAEQVLMTQPYILDDKMSVQDYVKENIAKLGENIVIRQFKRIELGVNE